One stretch of Zerene cesonia ecotype Mississippi chromosome 20, Zerene_cesonia_1.1, whole genome shotgun sequence DNA includes these proteins:
- the LOC119835182 gene encoding uncharacterized protein LOC119835182 — protein MNLKLNNEVRSSVNLLHKPPVSSVKEERRRTGRYIAILVGICLFLVAIYHAWVRRIPVVASLVIPALIMFVYVGWVLYTASRDKKRFLLLLDAEAALNAASLEHTEDQRADITSHNSVEISVISNKDNSKVNSPQENHTWAEVCTTLLKDDNERIENNRPVFIKPIILVNDKPAEDLDEKWTHVLETVYGDNLKNYQRRRKFKRKYCRSRRYAAFKRSYSIG, from the exons ATGAATTTGAAGTTAAACAACGAGGTAAGAAGCTCAGTCAACCTTCTTCATAAACCGCCTGTTTCTTCTGTAaag GAGGAGCGCCGGCGCACCGGTCGCTACATAGCAATTCTCGTAGGCATATGCCTTTTTTTGGTTGCCATATACCACGCGTGGGTTCGGCGCATTCCAGTCGTTGCTAGTCTGGTTATACCAGCCCTCATCATGTTCGTGTACGTTGGATGGGTCTTATACACCGCTTCGAGGGATAAAAAACGA ttt TTATTGCTGTTGGATGCAGAAGCGGCGTTGAATGCAGCTTCTCTAGAACATACAGAAGACCAGCGTGCCGACATCACATCACACAATAGCGTAGAAATATCCGTTATATCGAACAAAGACAATTCCAAAGTAAATTCTCCTCAAGAAAATCACACTTGGGCAGAAGTGTGTACAACGTTATTAAAAGATGACaacgaaagaatagaaaataaccGGCCTGTATTTATTAAGCCAATTATTCTAGTCAATGATAAACCAGCAGAAGATCTAGACGAAAAATGGACTCACGTTCTAGAGACTGTATATGgagataatttgaaaaattatcaacGAAGGAGAAAATTTAAACGGAAATATTGTCGAAGCAGGCGGTATGCAGCTTTTAAAAGATCATACTCTATAGGCTGA
- the LOC119835294 gene encoding multiple inositol polyphosphate phosphatase 1-like, translating into MQQFNMNFLHKYSLTILFLTVIANGIKTDDIRNHLGTRTPYRFKYNKDDSKIKYGNCKEQKIWMLIRHGSRLPSAKDIVGAQTTLQDLKYEVLLQHNSGKGHLNSEQLKKLQHWTSDMPVEQEKYLTLEGQDEMILLAERIQKKFPSIVKQKYDNSTFQFRYTATQRTQQSARFFSLGLFDKKNAENVVFEPALKVDTTLRFYKHCERWQKQVKKNPHSYKEQRLYGISREMNETLEYVSKYLGLDRLLSLDTVTLMYRICGFETAWHKHSMSPWCYPFNNEGIKRMEYFYDLKHYWVDGYGNELTHRPACLLMKHMFHSISNKGRNATFLFAHSGTLLKILTYLQLYKPESHLRGDTIDHKRTWRASNIDCFASNLAFVLYKCKDGEKVLTLHQEKVIKLPLCENELCPVKTLKKFYENSLQNCNFSDMCNVT; encoded by the exons ATGCAGcagtttaatatgaattttctacataaatacagtcttacaatattgtttttaactgTTATAGCAAATGGTATCAAAACTGATGATATACGTAATCATTTAGGGACTCGGACTccttatagatttaaatataacaaagatgATTCCAAGATAAAGTATGGGA aTTGTAAAGAACAAAAGATTTGGATGTTAATTCGCCATGGTTCCCGATTACCGAGTGCAAAGGATATAGTAGGCGCACAAACTACACTACAAGACTTGAAGTATGAAGTGTTATTGCAACATAATTCAGGAAAAG GTCATTTAAATAGTGAACAGctcaaaaaattacaacattgGACCAGTGATATGCCAGTGgaacaagaaaaatatttgaccCTTGAAGGGCAGGATGAAATGATTTTGCTGGCTGAGAGGATACAAAAGAAATTTCCAAGTATTGTCAAGCAGAAATATGACAATAGTACATTCCAG ttcagATACACAGCAACTCAGAGAACACAACAAAGTGCAAGATTTTTTTCACTTGGGCtatttgataagaaaaatGCAGAGAATGTAGTTTTTGAACCTGCTTTGAAAGTCGATACCACCTTGAGA TTTTACAAACATTGTGAAAGGTGGCAAAAGCAAGTTAAGAAAAACCCCCATAGTTACAAGGAGCAGAGATTATATGGGATTAGTAGAGAAATGAATGAAACTTTGGAAtatgtatctaaatatttGGGTCTTGATAGGTTGCTGAGTTTGG ACACTGTTACACTGATGTACAGAATATGTGGGTTTGAGACAGCGTGGCATAAACATTCTATGTCGCCGTGGTGCTATCCATTTAATAATGAGGGTATAAAG AGGATGGAGTATTTTTACGACTTGAAACATTACTGGGTGGATGGGTATGGCAATGAATTAACCCATCGTCCAGCCTGTTTGCTTATGAAACATATGTTTCACAGTAtaag CAACAAAGGTCGTAATGCAACATTTCTTTTCGCCCATTCTGGTACTTTGCTGAAGATATTGACTTATCTCCAGTTGTATAAACCGGAGTCTCACCTGAGAGGAGATACAATTGACCATAAAAGGACTTGGAGAGCATCAAATATAGACTGTTTTGCATCGAATTtagcatttgttttatataa ATGTAAAGACGGGGAAAAAGTATTGACGTTGCACCaagaaaaagttattaaactGCCTTTGTGTGAAAATGAGTTATGCCCAGTGAAAACGttgaaaaaattttatgaaaattcattacaaaattgtaatttttcagATATGTGTAATGTTACGTAA
- the LOC119835131 gene encoding 7SK snRNA methylphosphate capping enzyme bin3-like has product MGSPGQDLNLSESTSENKNVLEDSVSNLENKDVDNSDISQVDTSNNVTASDANSSKEEDTLGGSNTKKVKKKFRHGKKGHVAAKENPERSTIRRVHHTGTKFKQTKKRAQTFPSISKFFLPYKRPRKEAFIPPTKFLLGGNISDPLNLNSLQDEDVNRAMNAVTPESSPLPTPPRHKAKIDVIIPPNIRDPLNLMEPLDNEEYEKRLEMQQRKKTPRKKPRVRRRTTESIPPPVETPVEEQEQTIKEPPPPEPSTSKSRKRSCSDSDNSSQKGKDAKKLRRMESLDKIVSPVVPQPGAWMRARPQQRTATQERPASPHRTKLKSLSEGEQKLPTFHPKNSRYQYGNYDRYYGYRNLNAMMDIRLQVFEMHRHLFQNKDVLDIGCNVGHISVAVARTLGARSVVGIDIDPVLIGRARKNLQSFVPVPSETAKGDDEKKSEAGEEKKDCDKCKEEKCDECIGSDQKLDKEDDKKALTGRKLKKPRKNRKAVHKPEVQCFFPMSMSMLFGPIGDAQAADTSQPLFPYNVTFKQGNYVPREDVAVGSGMESPQFDLILCLSTTKWLHLNWGDAGLKRAFRRMFNDLRPGGKLVLEAQNWASYKKKKRLTPTIYENFNSIELFPNKFREYLLSPEVGFSKCCILGVPQHASKGFRRPIQLYVKGDFTPSKARWSDAYAPSSHHKPEAEPPRRTVYAPVAPAYRPSDDAPSCGAVTPYSPNLDCCADDSPFYNPRSDSYAPSYQPPRLTVYATLPSPLGSASPAASPAASPAPHASPAPDPLSARGFPPPDHD; this is encoded by the exons ATGGGTAGTCCTGGAcaggatttaaatttaagtgaaagcacaagtgaaaataaaaacgtattagAGGATAGTGTTTCTAATTTGGAGAATAAAGATGTTGATAATTCTGATATATCTCAAGTAGACACGTCGAACAATGTTACGGCTAGCGATGCAAATTCATCTAAGGAAGAAGATACGCTCGGCGGTAGTAATacgaaaaaagtaaaaaagaaatttcgtCATGGAAAAAAGGGTCACGTAGCTGCGAAGGAAAACCCGGAAAGAAGTACTATACGCAGAGTTCACCATACAGgcacaaaatttaaacagaCTAAAAAACGAGCACAAACATTTCCATCTATCTCAAAATTTTTCCTACCATATAAGAGGCCCCGTAAAGAAGCCTTCATTCCACCTACAAAGTTTTTGCTTGGAGGAAACATATCAGACCCTTTAAATCTTAATAGCCTTCAAGATGAGGATGTTAACAGAGCAATGAATGCAGTCACACCTGAATCATCCCCATTGCCAACACCACCAAGGCATAAGGCAaagatagatgttattattccACCAAATATACGAGATCCTTTAAATCTCATGGAACCTTTGGATAATGAGGAGTATGAAAAGAGACTTGAAATGCAACAGCGTAAAAAGACACCCCGAAAGAAGCCAAGAGTAAGGCGTCGCACAACAGAGTCAATACCTCCACCAGTTGAAACACCAGTTGAGGAACAGGAGCAAACTATCAAAGAACCCCCTCCTCCAGAGCCATCGACGTCGAAATCGCGCAAACGCTCTTGTAGTGATAGTGATAATAGTTCCCAAAAGGGAAAGGATGCCAAAAAGTTGCGACGGATGGAATCATTGGATAAAATTGTTAGCCCAGTTGTGCCTCAGCCTGGTGCCTGGATGAGGGCAAGGCCTCAACAAAGAACTGCAACTCAAGAGCGTCCAGCTTCTCCACATAGGACCAAGTTGAAGAGCCTATCGGAAGGAGAGCAGAAGCTGCCAACTTTCCACCCCAAAAATTCACGATATCAGTATGGAAACTATGATAG ataTTATGGATACCgcaatttaaatgcaatgatGGATATACGTCTGCAAGTCTTTGAAATGCATCGGCATTTGTTCCAAAATAAAGATGTCTTAGATATTGGTTGTAATGTTGGACACATTTCTGTAGCAGTTGCTCGGACACTGGGAGCAAGATCTGTGGTTGGAATTGATATTGATCCTGTTCTTATTG GCCGGGCACGGAAAAATCTACAATCATTTGTGCCTGTACCTTCGGAAACAGCGAAAGGCGACGATGAGAAGAAATCGGAAGCTGGTGAAGAAAAGAAAGACTGTGATAAGTGTAAAGAGGAGAAGTGCGACGAATGTATCGGATCTGATCAGAAGTTAGATAAAGAGGATGATAAGAAAGCGTTAACAGGGCGGAAATTGAAGAAACCGCGCAAGAACCGGAAGGCGGTCCATAAACCTGAGGTGCAGTGCTTCTTCCCAATGTCCATGTCAATGCTCTTTGGTCCAATTGGAGACGCGCAGGCAGCTGATACATCACAACCATTATTTCCGTATAATGTTACATTCAAACAG ggCAACTATGTGCCTCGTGAAGACGTAGCAGTGGGCTCCGGCATGGAGAGTCCACAGTTCGACCTAATCCTCTGCCTGTCGACCACCAAGTGGCTGCATCTGAACTGGGGCGACGCGGGCTTGAAGCGCGCTTTCCGCCGTATGTTCAATGACCTGCGCCCAGGCGGGAAACTCGTGCTTGAAGCGCAGAACTGGGCTAGCTATAAGAAAAAGAAGCGTTTAACG CCGACCATTTACGAAAACTTCAATTCAATTGAGTTGTTCCCGAACAAATTCAGAGAGTATCTTCTGTCGCCTGAGGTGGGTTTCAGCAAGTGTTGCATCCTGGGGGTGCCGCAGCATGCCAGCAAGGGTTTCCGGCGGCCTATCCAACTGTATGTGAAGGGGGACTTCACGCCGAGCAAGGCGCGGTGGTCGGACGCGTACGCGCCGTCGTCGCACCACAAGCCGGAGGCGGAACCGCCGCGGCGCACGGTGTACGCGCCGGTCGCGCCCGCGTACCGGCCGAGCGACGACGCGCCGTCGTGCGGCGCGGTGACGCCGTACTCGCCCAACCTGGACTGCTGCGCGGACGACTCGCCGTTCTACAACCCGCGCAGCGACTCGTACGCGCCGTCGTACCAGCCGCCGCGGCTGACGGTGTACGCGACGCTGCCGTCGCCGCTGGGCAGCGCGTCGCCGGCCGCGTCGCCCGCCGCGTCGCCCGCGCCGCACGCGTCGCCCGCGCCCGACCCGCTGTCGGCGCGCGGCTTCCCGCCGCCCGACCACGACTGA
- the LOC119835171 gene encoding protein claret segregational has product MSRIPKLPTTKENRPGLLNVRNNVVTRTIGNGLSDNDKKNLILNHTKPMKASTTSTVAAPRVKRAATAPTSVSVPPKLNKVEKKVTAAVRIPPYDYKARFNDLVEKHKVMKTELSDLKDKHIEVSDEYEKIKEIYESSSSESAMLKEKLLKSMNDLREKSNEYNSIKLDYEIQKREVEDLHNKTKILEDVTNSLKVKSAEYDKLKLEYEDLIRRHKSLQEETEALRVLTEQLKKVSAEYDKLKEDHKIAIETINNTKNDKEALQNILDTMYRDQRILRNTVQDLKGNIRVYCRVRPPLESERNKPLYNLNVLDACSIEVEKIELLNSARKGKSQHSFSFDGIFTPHSSQEDVFAEVAPMVQSALDGYNVCIFAYGQTGSGKTYTMEGSCGAEKYGIIPRAINMIFNCMEDLKRMGWELTIKASFLEIYNEIIYDLLNSSKEQESHDIKMVNSKGTDVYVSNLQEEEVKSSHDFIRLLIFAQRNRQTAATINNERSSRSHSVAQIKISAINDKRKEKFTSNLNLVDLAGSESGKTTQRMDETKHINRSLSELSKVILSLQTNQSHIPYRNSKLTHLLMPSLGGNSKTLMLVNINQFDESFNETLNSLRFATKVNSCRTVKAKKNLTMVDL; this is encoded by the coding sequence ATGTCTCGTATACCCAAATTGCCAACTACGAAAGAAAATAGGCCTGGCTTATTAAATGTTAGAAATAATGTTGTGACGAGAACTATTGGTAATGGCCTAAGTGACAATGATaagaagaatttaattttaaaccatACTAAGCCAATGAAAGCTTCGACGACATCCACCGTTGCGGCCCCGCGGGTGAAGAGAGCTGCGACTGCTCCAACTTCAGTCTCAGTTCCTCCGAAACTAAACAAAGTTGAGAAAAAAGTAACTGCTGCAGTAAGAATTCCACCATATGATTATAAGGCGCGATTTAATGATTTAGTTGAAAAACACAAAGTAATGAAAACTGAACTGAGTGATTTAAAAGATAAGCATATAGAAGTATCTGATGAATATGAGaagattaaagaaatatatgaaagtaGTAGTAGTGAAAGCGCCATGTTGAAAGAGAAACTGTTGAAGAGTATGAACGACTTGAGAGAAAAAtctaatgaatataatagtataaaacttGATTATGAAATTCAAAAACGAGAAGTTGAAGAtcttcataataaaacaaaaatattggaaGATGTTACAAAcagtttaaaagtaaaatctgcagaatatgataaattaaaactagaaTATGAAGATTTAATTAGAAGACACAAAAGTCTTCAGGAGGAAACTGAAGCATTACGAGTTCTCACAGAACAGTTGAAAAAAGTATCAGCTGAATATGATAAACTCAAGGAAGATCACAAAATAGCCATTGAAACtattaacaatacaaaaaatgacAAGGAAGcgctacaaaatattttggatACTATGTACAGAGACCAGAGAATCTTAAGGAACACTGTGCAAGATCTCAAAGGTAACATAAGAGTCTACTGTCGAGTTCGGCCACCATTAGAGTCTGAAAGAAACAAACCATTATACAACTTGAATGTGCTTGATGCTTGTTCTATTGAAGttgaaaaaattgaattactaAATTCAGCAAGAAAAGGAAAATCCCAACATTCCTTTAGTTTTGATGGTATTTTTACACCACATTCATCCCAGGAAGATGTTTTTGCTGAAGTTGCTCCTATGGTCCAGTCAGCTTTAGATGGATACAATGTGTGTATTTTTGCATATGGACAGACAGGGTCAGGTAAAACATATACCATGGAAGGTAGTTGTGGGGCAGAGAAATATGGTATAATACCACGAGCAATAAACATGATTTTTAACTGTATGGAGGACCTTAAGAGAATGGGTTGGGAATTAACAATCAAAGCATCATTCTTGGAAATTTACAATGAGATCATCTATGACCTCTTAAACTCAAGTAAAGAACAGGAGAGTCATGATATTAAAATGGTCAACTCAAAAGGGACAGATGTCTATGTTTCCAACTTGCAAGAAGAAGAAGTTAAGAGCTCTCATGACTTCATCAGGCTGTTAATTTTTGCACAACGTAACAGACAAACGGCAGCAACAATAAACAACGAAAGAAGTTCCAGATCCCATTCTGTGGCCCAGATCAAAATATCTGCCATTAATGATAAACGTAAAGAAAAGTTTACCAGCAACTTGAATCTAGTAGATCTGGCTGGATCTGAAAGTGGCAAGACAACTCAAAGGATGGATGAGACAAAACACATAAACAGATCACTCTCAGAGCTTTCCAAAGTGATTCTATCATTGCAAACCAACCAATCTCATATACCATACCGGAATTCAAAGCTAACTCATCTCCTTATGCCCAGCTTGGGTGGAAATTCAAAAACTCTCATGTTGGTAAACATTAATCAATTCG